In Streptomyces griseiscabiei, a single genomic region encodes these proteins:
- a CDS encoding methyltransferase domain-containing protein, whose amino-acid sequence MDWEPHARRLADGHLRPESPWWQPITSTPRHLFVPNWWERDTHGRVARNGPDDPEAWLKAAYRNQTLVTRIGTDHADHVEPGTVVPYGRWPTSSSTLPTLIATMYRHAMLGDGSRTLVTTGTGYGTALACRRLGDELVTSVDVDPYLVEAATDRLAVIGLHPHTAVCDITETLPGGVDRIVSTVSVRPVPSSWLRALRPGGRLVTTITGTAMILVADKTQDGGARGFIASDQATFMRTRHGDDYDDASPAAEVWQAADEDGETVSTSRYPLTHVPDSWAVRATLELEEPGIEHRTEQHEGGGRTVWLAHPDGSWARASTKKSRELPLVHQGGPRRLWDLLTDVLDRLIIGGELPVNGARVTITPDGETTLSRGRWAVRL is encoded by the coding sequence CTGGACTGGGAGCCTCACGCACGCCGTCTTGCCGACGGGCATCTCCGGCCGGAGTCACCGTGGTGGCAGCCAATCACCTCCACCCCCCGGCACCTGTTCGTGCCGAACTGGTGGGAGCGAGACACCCACGGCCGGGTGGCCCGCAACGGCCCCGACGACCCCGAAGCCTGGCTCAAGGCCGCCTACCGCAATCAGACCCTCGTGACCCGGATCGGCACCGACCACGCCGATCACGTCGAGCCGGGCACCGTTGTCCCGTACGGCAGGTGGCCGACCTCGTCCTCGACCCTGCCTACCCTGATCGCCACCATGTACCGGCACGCGATGCTCGGTGACGGCTCCCGCACCCTGGTGACCACCGGCACCGGATACGGCACCGCCCTGGCCTGCCGACGCCTGGGCGACGAACTCGTGACAAGCGTGGACGTCGACCCCTACCTGGTGGAAGCCGCGACCGACCGGCTGGCCGTCATCGGCCTGCACCCGCACACCGCCGTCTGCGACATCACCGAAACGCTGCCTGGCGGCGTCGACCGCATCGTGTCCACCGTCTCCGTCCGGCCCGTTCCCTCGTCGTGGCTACGAGCGCTGCGCCCCGGCGGCCGACTGGTCACCACCATTACCGGCACCGCGATGATCCTCGTCGCCGACAAGACGCAGGACGGCGGCGCCCGCGGCTTCATCGCCTCCGACCAGGCCACGTTCATGCGCACCCGCCACGGCGACGACTACGACGACGCCTCGCCGGCCGCCGAGGTGTGGCAGGCCGCGGACGAGGACGGGGAGACGGTGTCCACCAGCCGCTACCCGCTCACCCACGTCCCCGACTCCTGGGCCGTGCGCGCCACCCTGGAGCTGGAGGAGCCCGGCATCGAGCACCGCACCGAGCAGCACGAGGGCGGCGGGCGCACCGTGTGGCTGGCCCATCCCGACGGCTCCTGGGCCCGCGCCAGCACCAAGAAGTCGCGTGAGCTGCCGCTGGTCCACCAAGGCGGGCCCCGCCGCCTGTGGGACCTGCTGACAGACGTCCTGGACCGCCTCATCATCGGTGGGGAGCTCCCCGTGAACGGAGCCCGGGTCACCATCACCCCGGACGGGGAAACCACGCTCTCCCGCGGCCGGTGGGCAGTCAGGCTGTAG
- a CDS encoding transcriptional regulator, producing MERRTVLGAGLGAAMVWASATTPALVDGPSRRLEDQDLAAARALFTAGEYDRLHQALPVLLTRARDSEATGPAGASRAVGVWALASQLAVKNGALETAVAFAAQAGEAARRSGRPVALAAAARAAATPLRRTGRAGHALRLLEEAYDQLGAAVRPSPGALNASGMVALTAAYTAAQAHMPSAAEEFAAWAEESTERLARASSRSPAGGELSAAQCTLYRVGIHRELGDVDKALAYAAHLDPDALPTAERRARAATDTARAWLAAGNVPAAFEQLQRVERAAPQEARRPSVRALTAQVAAGRPDLPGVTAFARRTAAPLSA from the coding sequence GTGGAGCGCAGGACGGTGTTGGGCGCCGGGCTCGGCGCGGCAATGGTGTGGGCGAGCGCCACGACGCCGGCGCTGGTCGACGGACCTAGCCGGCGACTGGAGGACCAGGACCTGGCGGCCGCGCGGGCGCTGTTCACCGCGGGGGAGTACGACCGCCTGCACCAAGCACTCCCCGTGCTGCTGACCCGTGCTCGCGACAGCGAGGCGACCGGACCGGCGGGCGCCTCGCGTGCGGTCGGGGTATGGGCACTCGCGTCTCAACTCGCTGTCAAAAACGGTGCCTTGGAGACGGCGGTAGCGTTCGCGGCACAGGCCGGGGAGGCGGCCCGCCGCTCAGGGCGACCGGTGGCACTGGCGGCTGCGGCGCGCGCGGCCGCGACTCCGCTGCGCCGAACCGGCCGAGCCGGTCACGCCCTGCGGTTGCTGGAAGAGGCCTACGACCAACTGGGCGCCGCCGTGCGGCCGTCCCCGGGCGCCTTGAACGCGTCCGGCATGGTGGCGCTGACCGCCGCGTACACGGCCGCCCAGGCCCATATGCCCTCCGCCGCGGAAGAGTTCGCCGCTTGGGCGGAGGAGAGCACGGAACGCCTCGCCCGCGCATCCAGCCGCTCGCCGGCGGGCGGGGAGTTGTCCGCGGCGCAGTGCACGCTGTACCGGGTCGGAATCCACCGGGAGCTCGGCGACGTCGACAAGGCCCTCGCCTACGCAGCGCATCTGGACCCGGACGCGCTGCCCACGGCGGAACGCCGGGCCCGCGCGGCCACCGACACCGCTCGCGCGTGGTTGGCTGCCGGGAATGTGCCAGCAGCGTTCGAGCAGCTGCAGCGGGTGGAGCGGGCCGCGCCGCAGGAGGCTCGCCGACCCTCGGTACGCGCGCTGACGGCCCAGGTCGCCGCCGGTCGGCCGGATCTGCCCGGGGTGACCGCCTTCGCCCGCCGCACCGCCGCACCGTTGTCCGCCTGA